A window of the Eleutherodactylus coqui strain aEleCoq1 chromosome 8, aEleCoq1.hap1, whole genome shotgun sequence genome harbors these coding sequences:
- the RPRM gene encoding protein reprimo, protein MNQTDAVVLLTNSSNMLGNLLGCCTQASVVTDDGFPEPALDEKNIFVMRVVQIAVMCVLSLTVVFGIFFLGCNLLIKSEGMINFLVKDRRPSKEVEAVIVGPY, encoded by the coding sequence ATGAATCAGACGGACGCTGTGGTTTTGCTCACCAACAGTAGCAACATGTTGGGTAACCTACTGGGATGTTGCACCCAAGCTTCAGTGGTAACAGACGATGGCTTTCCCGAGCCAGCTTTGGACGAAAAGAACATATTTGTTATGAGGGTGGTTCAGATCGCAGTCATGTGCGTTCTGTCCCTCACCGTGGTGTTTGGAATCTTCTTTTTAGGATGCAATCTTCTCATCAAGTCTGAAGGGATGATAAACTTTTTGGTCAAAGACCGAAGACCGTCCAAAGAAGTTGAAGCAGTAATTGTTGGTCCCTACTGA